Proteins found in one Salminus brasiliensis chromosome 13, fSalBra1.hap2, whole genome shotgun sequence genomic segment:
- the LOC140574731 gene encoding signal peptidase complex catalytic subunit SEC11A-like isoform X2 has translation MIVSSALMIWKGLMVATGSESPIVVVLSGSMEPAFFRGDLLFLTNRVEDPIRVGEIVVFRIEGREIPIVHRVLKVHEKENGDIKFLTKGDNNSVDDRGLYKRGQHWLEKKDVVGRARGFVPYIGIVTILMNDYPKFKYAVLCMLGLFVLVHRE, from the exons ATGATTGTGTCATCCGCGTTGATGATTTGGAAAGGGTTAATGGTTGCTACTGGAAGTGAAAGTCCGATTGTAGTTGTTCTCAG TGGAAGCATGGAGCCTGCATTTTTTAGAGGAGACCTTCTCTTCTTAACAAACCGTGTGGAAGATCCAATAAGAGTGGGAGAAATTGTGGTGTTTAGGATTGAAGGAAGGGAGATCCCCATTGTGCACAGAGTGCTCAAAGTTCATGAAAA AGAAAATGGAGATATCAAGTTCTTGACAAAAGGTGATAATAACTCTGTGGATGACAGAGGCCTGTACAAGCGGGGGCAACACTGGCTGGAGAAGAAAGATGTGGTGGGCAGAGCCAGAGG GTTTGTGCCTTACATAGGAATTGTTACAATTTTGATGAATGACTACCCTAAATTTAAG TATGCTGTTCTATGTATGCTGGGACTTTTTGTTTTGGTACATAGAGAGTGA
- the LOC140574731 gene encoding signal peptidase complex catalytic subunit SEC11A-like isoform X1 — MLSLDFLDDVRRMNKRQLYYQVLNFGMIVSSALMIWKGLMVATGSESPIVVVLSGSMEPAFFRGDLLFLTNRVEDPIRVGEIVVFRIEGREIPIVHRVLKVHEKENGDIKFLTKGDNNSVDDRGLYKRGQHWLEKKDVVGRARGFVPYIGIVTILMNDYPKFKYAVLCMLGLFVLVHRE, encoded by the exons ATGCTCTCTTTAGACTTTCTGGACGATGTTCGCCGAATGAATAAGCGCCAG CTGTATTATCAGGTACTGAATTTTGGGATGATTGTGTCATCCGCGTTGATGATTTGGAAAGGGTTAATGGTTGCTACTGGAAGTGAAAGTCCGATTGTAGTTGTTCTCAG TGGAAGCATGGAGCCTGCATTTTTTAGAGGAGACCTTCTCTTCTTAACAAACCGTGTGGAAGATCCAATAAGAGTGGGAGAAATTGTGGTGTTTAGGATTGAAGGAAGGGAGATCCCCATTGTGCACAGAGTGCTCAAAGTTCATGAAAA AGAAAATGGAGATATCAAGTTCTTGACAAAAGGTGATAATAACTCTGTGGATGACAGAGGCCTGTACAAGCGGGGGCAACACTGGCTGGAGAAGAAAGATGTGGTGGGCAGAGCCAGAGG GTTTGTGCCTTACATAGGAATTGTTACAATTTTGATGAATGACTACCCTAAATTTAAG TATGCTGTTCTATGTATGCTGGGACTTTTTGTTTTGGTACATAGAGAGTGA